A genomic region of Thermotoga sp. Ku-13t contains the following coding sequences:
- a CDS encoding DUF429 domain-containing protein, which yields MKKHFDHFCGIDPSWTGKRPTAVSVLDRRFRLIDFVYSEDIEWIVQLLRNYENTVIGVDAPLVIRNETGHRPNEKEFIKHFAKFGLSLYPVNKRRYPFFFPEKLYEALKTIGYSFQNGNIFEVYPHATILVLFNDMKVFHYKKLRSEEKLEKLEYLRKKIETFIEIPDDLNVPQDSVKSYEDFLDSLVCALTVGLASERSFLKFGSEDMGIMLVLKP from the coding sequence GTGAAAAAACATTTCGATCATTTCTGCGGCATCGATCCTTCTTGGACGGGAAAGAGGCCGACTGCCGTTTCTGTTCTGGACAGGCGGTTTCGCCTGATCGATTTTGTCTACAGTGAAGACATCGAATGGATCGTTCAGCTGCTGAGAAATTATGAAAACACGGTCATCGGTGTGGACGCACCCTTGGTGATTCGGAACGAAACCGGACACAGACCGAACGAGAAGGAATTCATCAAACATTTCGCGAAGTTCGGTCTTTCTCTTTATCCTGTGAACAAAAGAAGGTATCCCTTCTTTTTCCCCGAAAAGCTTTACGAAGCTTTGAAAACCATCGGGTACAGCTTTCAAAATGGTAACATCTTCGAAGTCTATCCTCACGCCACGATCCTGGTGCTTTTCAACGACATGAAAGTGTTTCACTACAAAAAGCTGAGATCGGAGGAAAAACTTGAGAAACTCGAATACTTGAGAAAGAAGATCGAGACATTCATCGAGATACCGGACGATCTCAATGTACCTCAGGACAGCGTCAAAAGTTACGAAGACTTCCTCGATTCACTGGTCTGCGCGCTCACGGTCGGGCTCGCGAGCGAAAGATCCTTTCTAAAGTTCGGCAGCGAGGATATGGGCATCATGCTGGTCCTCAAACCATAA
- a CDS encoding cupin domain-containing protein → MKRVLIDKNEAPTFVMRLFTLEPNASTPFHSHPWEHEVFVVKGKLKVVFQDGEKIVEEGFFVYVAPGELHQFVNVSDGPSSFICVVPKEGEV, encoded by the coding sequence TTGAAAAGGGTTCTCATCGACAAAAACGAAGCGCCAACCTTCGTCATGAGGCTGTTCACTCTCGAACCGAACGCGTCCACGCCGTTCCATTCTCACCCATGGGAGCACGAAGTATTCGTCGTCAAAGGAAAGCTCAAGGTGGTCTTCCAGGATGGAGAAAAAATTGTAGAAGAAGGATTCTTCGTCTATGTGGCTCCAGGCGAACTCCACCAGTTCGTCAACGTCTCAGATGGACCTTCGTCCTTCATCTGTGTCGTACCAAAGGAAGGTGAAGTGTGA
- a CDS encoding cupin domain-containing protein, giving the protein MKEVKVWKPSGEEVRQAMKWPTWSKEESVFDWYYDEDEQFYVVEGEVEVTLEDGRKIQFGPGDMVKFPAGTRCTWHVKKPIFKHYRIG; this is encoded by the coding sequence ATGAAGGAAGTGAAAGTCTGGAAACCCAGCGGAGAAGAGGTAAGACAAGCCATGAAGTGGCCCACCTGGTCGAAGGAAGAGAGCGTTTTCGACTGGTACTACGATGAGGATGAACAGTTCTACGTGGTTGAGGGAGAAGTGGAGGTCACGCTCGAAGATGGTAGAAAGATACAGTTTGGACCGGGTGACATGGTGAAGTTTCCGGCGGGAACGAGGTGCACCTGGCACGTGAAGAAACCCATTTTCAAGCACTACAGGATCGGATGA
- the aguA gene encoding agmatine deiminase: protein MNLLESIPRKDGFRMPAEFEPHSKCWMIWPERPDNWRNGAKPAQEAYSKVAEAISQFEKVTVCVSHEQYYNARKKLPPRVRVVEMSSNDAWMRDVGPTFVVNDEGIVRAVRWKFNAWGGLYFPWDKDELVALKVADMEEMDCYQAPMVLEGGSIDVDGEGTLITTEECLLNSNRNPQLSKEQIEQFLKDYLGVEKIIWLKRGVYNDETSGHVDNLCRFVRPGEAVLTWTEDRNDPQYEISRENYEILSKETDARRRRLKIHLIHQPSPIYVTEEEDSGVDFSERTHRRPAGYRLPASYVNFYFARGALIVPVFNDPKDKEALRKFREILPDRKIVPVYAREILLGGGAIHCITLQQPLGVRRC from the coding sequence ATGAACCTGCTTGAGAGTATCCCACGCAAGGATGGTTTCAGGATGCCCGCAGAGTTTGAACCACATTCAAAGTGCTGGATGATCTGGCCAGAAAGACCGGACAACTGGAGAAACGGTGCAAAACCGGCGCAGGAGGCTTACTCGAAGGTCGCTGAGGCCATCAGTCAGTTCGAGAAAGTCACCGTGTGCGTCTCTCATGAGCAGTACTACAACGCGAGAAAGAAACTTCCTCCACGCGTGAGAGTCGTCGAGATGTCGAGCAACGATGCGTGGATGCGCGATGTTGGCCCAACGTTCGTGGTGAACGACGAGGGAATCGTACGTGCGGTGCGCTGGAAGTTCAACGCGTGGGGTGGACTGTACTTTCCCTGGGACAAGGACGAACTTGTGGCTTTGAAGGTCGCCGATATGGAAGAAATGGACTGTTACCAGGCCCCCATGGTCCTCGAGGGTGGTTCGATCGATGTCGATGGTGAAGGAACGCTCATAACGACCGAGGAGTGTCTTCTGAACTCGAACAGAAATCCACAGCTTTCGAAGGAACAGATAGAGCAATTTTTGAAGGACTATCTCGGTGTTGAGAAGATCATCTGGTTGAAGCGTGGTGTGTACAACGACGAAACGAGTGGACATGTGGACAACCTGTGCAGGTTCGTCAGGCCGGGCGAAGCCGTTCTGACTTGGACTGAGGATAGGAACGATCCGCAGTATGAAATCAGCAGGGAGAACTACGAAATACTCTCCAAAGAAACCGACGCAAGGAGAAGAAGGCTGAAGATCCATTTGATTCACCAACCATCCCCCATCTACGTGACCGAAGAAGAGGACAGCGGTGTTGATTTTTCAGAGAGAACACACAGAAGACCTGCAGGGTACAGGTTGCCTGCGTCGTACGTTAACTTTTACTTCGCCAGAGGTGCTTTGATCGTTCCCGTCTTCAACGATCCGAAAGACAAAGAAGCGCTAAGAAAGTTCAGAGAGATTCTACCGGACAGAAAGATCGTTCCCGTCTATGCACGCGAGATCCTGCTCGGGGGAGGAGCGATCCATTGCATAACCTTGCAACAACCTCTGGGGGTGAGAAGATGTTGA